GGCCCGCCTGCGCCGGGTGGCCGAGCTCGACAACCCGTTCGAGCCATACCTGCACCCCGACGAACGCGCGCACGATCTGGCCCGCCCGCTGGCTGCGCTGCTCGACGAGTTCGTGGGCCGCCGCGCCGAAACCGTCGCGTTCCTGGCCAGCCTGCAGCAGCGCGATTGGGGCCGCCCGCTGGTACACGCCACGCTCGGCCCAACCAGGTTGCGCGACCAGGTCCAAGAGCTGGTAAG
The sequence above is drawn from the Candidatus Kouleothrix ribensis genome and encodes:
- a CDS encoding DinB family protein, translated to MSRRSVLIESLEATPRDLARMLRRIDATAACWRPAPGEWCIADVVAHLGYIEAPYLARLRRVAELDNPFEPYLHPDERAHDLARPLAALLDEFVGRRAETVAFLASLQQRDWGRPLVHATLGPTRLRDQVQELVSHDNTHLAQIVSLREALT